A window of Mycolicibacterium madagascariense genomic DNA:
CACCGCGCTGTCCTACGCTGACGGGCTGGCCAAGGCGTTCGAGCTCAGTGGCCACCGCAACCGACACGTCGTCGCGGTGGTCGGCGACGGTGCGCTGACCGGCGGAATGTGCTGGGAGGCGCTCAACAACATCGCCGCGTCGCGGCGGCCCGTGATCATCGTCGTCAACGACAACGGCCGCAGCTATGCGCCCACCATCGGCGGCTTCGCCGACCACCTCGCCGGCCTGCGGCTGCAACCCGGGTACGAGCGGTTGCTGGAGGAGGGTCGCAAGGCCATCCGCGGCGTACCCCTCATCGGCGAGATGTGCTACCAGTGCATGCACAGCGTCAAGGCGGGCCTGAAGGACGCCCTCGCGCCGCAGGTGATGTTCACCGATCTCGGCTTGAAGTACGTCGGCCCCATCGACGGCCACGACGAGCATGCGGTGGAGGCGGCGCTGCGCCATGCCCGCGGCTTCAACGCGCCGGTGATCGTGCACGTCGCGACCCGCAAGGGCATGGGCTACGGACCCGCCGAATCCGACGAGGCCGAACAGATGCACTCGACGGGGATCATCGACCCGCAGACCGGGCTCGCGACCTCCGTCGCCGCGCCGGGGTGGACGTCGGTGTTCTCCGACGAGCTGATCAAGAGGGCGGCCAAGCGTCGCGACGTCGTGGCGATCACCGCCGCGATGCCGGGACCCACGGGGCTGTCCGCCTTCCGCACGCGGTTCCCGGATCGCTTCTTCGACGTCGGCATCGCCGAGCAGCACGCCATGACGTCGGCCGCCGGGCTGGCGATGGGCGGGATGCACCCGGTGGTGGCGATCTATTCGACGTTCCTGAACCGCGCCTTCGACCAGATCATGATGGACGTCGCACTGCACGGACTGCCCGTGACGATGGTGCTCGACCGGGCCGGCGTGACCGGCCCCGACGGCGCCAGCCACAACGGCGTCTGGGACATGTCGCTGCTCAACATCGTGCCCGGCATGCGCGTGGCGGCCCCTCGCGACGCCGCCCGCCTGCGGGAGACCCTGGGGGAGGCGCTCGACGTCGCCGACGGACCGACCGCGATCCGGTTCCCCAAGGGCGACGTCGGCGAGGACATCCCGGCCGTCGAACGTCGTGACGGCGTCGACGTGCTCGCCGCACCCGCCGACGGGTTGTGCGAGGACGTCCTGCTGGTGGCCATCGGGTCGTTCGCCTCGATGGCGCTGTCTGTGGCCGAGCGGCTACGCAATCAGGGCATCGGCGTCACCGTGGTCGACCCGCGCTGGGTGCTACCGGTGCCGGACGTGCTGAGTTCCCTTGCGCTGCGGCACAAGCTGGTCGTCACGATCGAGGACCACGGGGTCAACGGTGGAATCGGGGCCGCGGTGTCGTCGGCCCTGCGGCGCCGCGACATCGACGTGCCGTGCCGCGACGTCGGGGTGCCCCAGGAATTCCAGGCCCACGCCTCGCGCAGCGAGGTGCTCGCCGACATCGGGCTCACCGAGCAGAACGTCGCGCGCCAGATCACCGGCTGGGTGGCCGCCCTCGGCAGCCCGCTCGGCGAATCGCAGGTCACCGACCGCGTCGACTAGTTCGCCGGCTCGGGCTCCTCGGCCTGCGGGACCGCGCGGGGCGTCGTCAGGGCCTCGGCGATGACCGGTACCGTCAGCTCGCGCTGCCACGGTCGGGCGCCCGCTTCGGCGAGGAACGCGTCGACCACCGCCGCGGTGTCGGAGACCGGCTGCCAGTCCCACACCAGCCTGCGCACCAGTTCCGGGGTCAGCAGGTTCTCCGTCGGCACCGAAACCCGTTGCGACAGTTCATTGAGACCGGCGCGGACGGCCTCGAGCAGCTCGGCCGCCTCGGGCTTGCGTCGGCTCCAGCGCACCGCGGGCGGCGGACCGGTGACCGGCTCGGAGGCCTTCGGCAGGTCGGTGGTGCTCCGCGCCCGGGCCAGAGCGTCGAGCCAGACGCCGGCGCTTCGACGCTGACGCGAACCACCGAAGACGGGCAGTGCCACCAATTCGTCCACGGTCTTCGGGTCGGCGGTGGCGGCGTTGATGATGGCGGCGTCGGGCAGGATGCGGCCCGGGGCGATGTCGCGGCGCTGGGCGATCGTGTCGCGTGTCGACCACAGTTCGCGCACCGCCGCGAGCGTCCGCGGACTCTTCACCTTGTGGATACCCGAGGTCTTGCGCCAGCGGTCCCGCCGGGTCGGGGCGGCGACGTACGTCCGCAGGTGCTCGAATTCCTCTGCCGCCCAACGGGTCTTGCCCTGTGCCTCCAACTCGGCGGCGACCGCGTCACGCAACTCCAGCAGGACCTCGACGTCGAGGGCGGCGTAGTTCAACCAGTCCGCCGGCAGCGGCCGCTTGGACCAGTCCGCGGCGCCGTGCCCCTTCACCAGGTGCAGGCCCAGCAGCCGCTGGACCATCGCGGCCAGGTTGACCCGGTCGAAGCCGGCGAGGCGGCCGCCGAGTTCGGTGTCGTACAACCGCGGGGGCACCATGCCAAGCTCGGCCAGACACGGCAGATCTTGGTCGGCGGCGTGCAGGATCCACTCGTCGGTGTCGAGGACGTCGGCCAGCGGCGCCATCACCATCAGCGGATCCTCGCCGTGGTTGACGGGGTCGATGAGCACCGTGCCCGCCCCGGCGCGCCGGATCTGGATCAGGTAGGCCCGGTTGGAGTAGCGGAAGCCCGACGCCCGTTCGGCGTCGATGGCGAACGGGCCCTCGCCGGCGACCAGGAACTCGGCGGCCGCGAGGATCTGATCGGCGGTGACGGCCACCTCGGGCACGCCGTCGGCGGGGGCCAGCAGCGGGGTGGGTTCGGGTTCCCGTTCGTCGTGCTCGCTCGTCGCGCCGGCGGCCTCGGCTTCCACGCCGTCGGTCATGTCACGCGCGCGTACGGGCGCCGAGGTCGGTGACCCCGGCGGGTGGGAGACCCGCGGCGTGCTCCAGCACCTCGCAGAAGGCCTGCACGTGGGGTCCCAGTTCCAGGTTGGTCGCCGTCCACGACGCGCGCAGTTCCAGCTGATGCGCCCGCGGCGGTCCGGAGATGTCGCCGTAGCGCACCGACGTCGTCGCGGTGACGGTCCCGCCCAGTGCGGTGACGTGCTCCTGGTGGGCGGCCAGCGCGTCGACGAGCCAGCTCCACGCCACCTCGGGGAGCAGCGGGTCCACCGCCTCGGAGGAGTCGAGGTCGGCCTGGATGTAGGCGACCAGGCGCATCGTCCCGTCCCACGCCTCGGCGCCCTCGGGATCGTGCAGGAGGATCAGCCGGCCGAACGCGTCGCCCTCGGATCGCTCCGGGACGATGGCCGTCTCGGGGTGGCGGACCTCCGCGCCGAGCGCGTAGCTGTAGGGCGCCAGGCGCTGCGGCGGCCGGATCGGACCGAGCTCGATCTCGGGACGGACGGTGGCGGCGTTCATTGCCTCCACCGCGGCCCGGAACTGAGCCGGCTCGACCGTGGTCATGGGGTTTGACGCTAGTCGATCGGGGCAGGGGGCAGCGAAGGCGCGCCGTAGCGTCGCTACATGGCAGCATGGGAGGCGATGAGTACCCGTCGTGACCTGCCCGAGTCGCCGTATCTGACCGCCGCCGCAGGCCGCAAGCCGACCCGCGTGCCCGTGTGGTTCATGCGCCAGGCGGGCCGCTCCCTTCCCGAGTACCGGGCGCTGCGGGCGAAGAACACCATGATGCAGGCCTGCTTCGACGCCGAGCTGATCACCGAGATCACGCTGCAGCCGGTGCGCCGGCACGGCGTGGACGCGGCGATCCTGTTCTCCGACATCGTCGTTCCGCTGCGGGCGTCGGGCATCGACGTCGACATCGTGCCCGACGTGGGGCCGGTGATCGCGCACCCGGTGCGCACGGCCGCGGACGTCGCGACGGTGCGGCCCCTGGACCGCGACCGGGTCGCGCCGGTCGCGCAGGCCGTCTCCCTGCTGGTGGCCGCGCTGGGCGAGGTCCCCCTGATCGGCTTCGCCGGCGCGCCGTTCACGCTGGCCTCCTATCTGGTGGAGGGCGGACCCAGCCGCAACCACGAACGCACCAAGGCGATGATGCTCGGCGAGCCCGAGGTGTGGCACGCACTCATGACCGCGCTGACCGACGTCACCATCGGCTTCCTGCAGACCCAGCTCGACGCGGGCGTCGACGCCATCCAGCTGTTCGACTCGTGGGCGGGCACGCTGTCCCTGGCCGACTACCGCACGTACGTGTTGCCGCACAGCGCGCGGGTGTTCGAGACGCTGGCCGGTGAGGGCGTGCCGATGACGCACTTCGGGGTGGGCACCGCCGAACTGCTCGGCGCGATGAGCGAGGCCGTGTCGGTCGGTGAGCACCCCGTGGTCGGCGTGGACTGGCGCACCTCGCTGACCGACGCCGCGGCACGGGTGCGCCCCGGGGTCGCGCTGCAGGGCAACCTCGACCCCGTGGTGTTGCTGGCGGGCTGGCCGGTCGTCGAGCGCGCGGTGCGCAGCGTCGTCGACGACGGTCGCCGTGCCATCGACGCGGGCGCGACGGGTCACGTGTTCAACCTGGGACACGGGGTGCTGCCGCCCACCGATCCCGGCATCGTCACCGAGACGGTCGCGCTGGTGCACTCGTTGTGACTGGCCGGTATTGCGTTGTCGGCGGTGGCATCTCGGGTCTGGTCGCTGCCTACCGACTTCGTCTCGCCGCCGGGCCCGACGCGTCGATCACGCTGTTCGATCCCGCCGATCGACTCGGCGGAGTACTGCGTACCGAACGCGTCGGCGGCCAGCTGGTCGACGTGGGGGCCGAGGCGTTCATCGCCCGTCGACCCGAGGTACCGGCGTTGCTGGCCGAGCTGGGTCTCGCCGGCCGCCAGGTCGGCACGACGGGCGTGCGGCCGCTGATCTACAGCCAGCGGCGGCTGCATGCCATGCCCGTCGGCACGCTGCAGGGCATTCCCGCGCAACCGTCGTCGCTCGTGGGCCTCGTCGACGACGCGACGATCGCCAGGATCGCCGGCGAGCGGTCGCGGCCCCTGGCGTGGCACACCGGGGCCGACCCCACGGTCGCCGAGCTGGTCGGTGACCGCTTCGGTGAGCAGGTCGTCACCCGCTCGGTCGACCCGCTGCTGGGCGGGGTGTACGCCGGATCGTCGAGCACCATCGGATTGCGTTCGGCGCTACCGACGTTGGCGGCTGCGCTGGATCGTGGTGCGCGCAGCCTGACCGACGCCGTGCGCGACGTGCTCCCGCCGCCGACGGGAGGGTCGGTGTTCGGCGCCCTCGACGGCGGTTACGACGTGCTGCTGGAGGCCTTGGTCCGCCGCGCCGACGTCGAGTGGGCGCGCGTCGCCGTGCAGCGCGTCGAGCGGGGGACGGCCGGGTGGAACCTCGTCGACGACGAGGGTGTCCGCTGGCCCGCCGACGCCGTCGTGCTCGCCGTTCCCGCGCCGCGGTTGCCGCGGCTGATCGAGGGCGTCGCCCCCACCTCCGCGGCGGCCGCGCGGCGCATCCCGGTCGCGTCGTCGGCGCTGGTGATCCTCGCGCTACCCGGCGGCACGCCACTGCCGGAGAACTCCGGTGTGCTGGTGGCCGCGGGGGAGGCGCTGCACGCCAAGGCGATGACGCTGACGTCGCGCAAGTGGGGTCGGCGCGGCAATGCCGAGTTGGTCCGGCTGTCCTTCGGCCGGTTCGGTGACGCGGTCGCGCGCAACGTCGGCGACGACGACCTGCTCGCATGGGCCTGCGCTGATCTCGCCACGGTGTTCGGCATCGACTGCGACCCCGTCGACTGCCGGGTGCAGCGGTGGATCGACGCGCTGCCGCAGTACGGGCCCGGGCACGCGCACCTCGCCGCGGAGGTCCGGGCCGGGCTGCCGCCGACGCTGGCCGTGGCCGGGGCGTATCTGGACGGCATCGGCGTGCCCGCGTGCGTGGCGTCGGGCAGCCGGGCGGCGGCGGCGCTGACCGGGGCCGGCGTGGCACGATAGGTCACATGGCCAAGCTCGACTACGACGCCCTCAACTCGATGACGCGCTACATGATGATCTCGGTGTTCTCGGTGCAGCCGGACGCGTTGGGCGACGAGCGGGCCGCCGTCGTCGACGACACCGCGACGTTCCTCAAGCAGCAGGAGGAGAACGGCGTCGTCGTGCGCGGCCTCTACGACGTGGCGGGTTTCCGCGCCGACGCCGACTTCATGCTGTGGACCCACGCCGAACGCGTCGAGGACCTGCAAGCTACCTACCGCGCGTTCCGGCGGACGTCGCTGGGTCAGGCGAGCGACCCGGTGTGGAGCGTGGTGGCGCTGCACCGCCCCGCGGAGTTCAACAAGAGCCACGTGCCGGCGTTCATCGCCGGCGAGGCACCTGGTGACTACGTCTGCGTGTACCCGTTCGTGCGTTCGCTGGAGTGGTACCTGCTGCCCGATGACGAGCGCCGCAAGATGCTCGTCGAGCACGGCATGGCGGGCCGCGAGTACCCGGACGTGCGCGCGAATACGGTGCCCGCGTTCGCCCTCGGCGACTACGAGTGGATTTTGGCGTTCGAGGGGCCCGACCTCGGCCGCATCGTCGAGCTGATGTGGAAGCTGCGTTACACCGACGCCCGTCGCCACGTCCGCGAGGAGACCCCGTTCTTCACGGGTCCCCGCGTGGGTGTCGAGGAGCTCGTCGCCCGTCTGCCCTGATTTCTCTCGCGCGAGCAGACGTAAATGGCCCTCGATGAGCCCATTTCAGGGCCGTTTGCGTCTGCTCGCGGGATCAACCGGTGGCCGGGACCAACCGTAGGCAAATTGAGTTGATGCAGTAGCGCTGATCGGTCGGAGTGGGGTAGCCCTCTCCTTCGAAGACGTGACCGAGGTGGCTATGGCAGTTGGCGCACAACACCTCGACGCGATGCATGCCGCCGGAGTCGTCGGAGCGCAGGACGACGGCGTCGGAATCGGCCGGGTCGAAGAACGACGGCCAGCCGCAATGGGATTCGAACTTCTCCGTGCTACGGAAGAGCTCGGCCCCGCAGGCGCGGCACTCGTAGACACCCGTGGTCTTGGTGTCGGTGTACTCACCGGTGAAGGGACGCTCGGTGCCTGCCTGACGCAACACGGCGAACTCCTGCGGCGTCAACTTCTGGCGCCATTCGTCGTTGGTCAGCTGAACCTTGGCTCGTGGGCTGGGGGCCGTCATACCCCAACGCTAGCGCGGTCCCGCGCCGTCGTCATCCACGGCGGATCGAGGCCGCGGTCGAGGCGGCCCTCGCCCTTGGCGTCGAGGTAGCGGAAGTACAGCACGCAGAACACCACGACGAGCATCAGCGACCAGCCGTAGGTGATCTTCATGTACTCCAGGTACCGCCCCGTGCTGACCCAGTAGATGAGCAGCCAGCGGTCCATGGTCATGAAGCCGTAGATCGCGAGCCACGCCACCCAGTTGCGCAGCACCGAGTTGGGCAGCACCACCGTCATGAGGAACGGGAACAGCATCATCGAGTAGTAGGCCTGGCCGAGGGAGAGCACCAGGAACGAGGCCACCAGCAGCACACCCGAGGACGTCAGCATCCAGAACATCGGGTCGCGCTCGCGGTAGTACCGGTAGAGCAGCCACAGGCTTCCGAGCGCGAGGAGCCCGAAGATGATGCGCAACACCAGGATCAGCCACACGGGGAGGCCGTAGTAGATGCCGTTGCCCTGGATCGAGCTGTTGAAGTAGTCACGGGTCGAGAAGATGTAGGGCACGGTCCGGCGGACGAAGTTCATCGGATCGCTGACCAGGGGCCAGGCGACCGCGTTAAAGAGCAGGGGCACGCCGATGGCGGTGACCAGTGCCCGCCACTGCCGATTCAGCAACGGCAGCAACAGCAGTGGCGCCAGCGAGGGTTTGATCACCAGGGTCAGACCGACCGCGACGCCCGCCAACCATTGGTGGCGCACCTTGCCGTCGAGCAGCCACCGGAAGAACAGCACCTCGCAGAACAGGATGCACCCGTTGACGTTGGTGAAGACCAGTGTGTTGGTGACGCTTTCGGTGCAGAACATGGCGAGCAGCAGGGCCGGGGCCGCGACCGAGGACAGCGCGTAGCCGAACAGCCGCAGCAGGAAGTACGCCGCCAGCACGATCGCGATGGTGTTGAACGTGATGAACCAGTACCGGGCCGCCGTGACCGGGAGGTAGCCGAACGGCGAGAGCAGCAACGTGCCACCCGGTGGGTACAGATAGTGCGGGTCCACCTGATCGAAGTGCTCGTTGTAGATGTCGAGGCCACGCTTGAAGTTGGTGACCGCGCGGTACACCGGCCCGAAGTCGTCGGTGATGTACCCGTTGGTGCCCAGCACGTAGCTGCGGTGGATCACCGAGACGAGGGCGATGGGCCACAGCGCCGATCGCAGGACGGACGCCGCGCTCTGCGGTGCGGTGCGGGGCCGGAAGGCCCTCAACAGGGTGTCTGGCAACGCCACCAGCGCACCGTACACCGGGTCTCTGACGCGTCTGCGCTAGGCAGGGCAGTACGTGTCGGTCTGGGGGACCTTCCCGGTCTTGAGGTAGGACTGCACGGGCGGGATCGCGCACGCCGAATAGATGCTGGCGCCGTGGCCGACGCCCTGCCACATGACTCGGCGGCTGTTCGCGCCGGCGTTGATGATCGTCGCCGCGACGGCGGCCACGCCCTCGTTGCCGACGATCGGGTCGTTCTGGACGCCGAGCAGCAGGACGGGAATCTTGAGGTTCTGCGGGTCCGGGGGCGTCGAACCACTGGGCCAGGCAAGGCAATTGACCAGATCGAGGGCGCCGACGGTGCCGAACTCCGGGTAGAGCTTGTTCCATTGCACGACCAGTTCGCGGACCCGGTCGGGCGTGGGCCGGTTGAGCGCATCGCTGCAGCCGTTGACGAACTGTCCGTCCGTCTTGCGCAGCGTCTCGACGTCGTTGACCAAGTCGTTGAGCTGGCTCGCGTCCCCGTTGCGGGCCGCGGCGAGGGTGCCCGCCAGCGCGTTGGTCGAGCTGACGAAGTCGCCGCGGGGAAACGCCAGCGCCGTGGCGATGGCGTCGGTGAGCGCGGCTACCGAGACCCCGCCCGGTCCGGCGCCCTGGCGGGCACTGGCCAGCAGCGCGTCGATCGCGCCCTTGGGGTCGGGGCCCAGGGGGCAGTTCGACGCCACGCACTGCCCGACGAACGCGTCGAGCGCGGCCTGCTGGCCCTTGACCTTCTGTTCGGCCCTCGCCTCGGCGGCGATGCCGAGCGGCAGCGGCGAGTCGAGCACGAGGCGCGACACCTTGTTCGGATGGGCCCCCGCGTAGGCGAGCGCCACCTGCGCGCCGTTGCCGACGCCGAGCAGCGCGATCGTGGGCACGTCCCACGTGCTGCGCAACCGCTCGAGATCCTCGGCGGCGTGGGCATTGTCGTAGGACGAGTCACCGGGTGCGATCGTGTCGGTGCAGTTGGTCGTGGCGGTCTGGACGATGGCGCTGAGGTTGGCCACGGGGTCGTCACCCGACGCGAACTGCGCCTGGTCGAGCATCTCCTGGCGGCTGAACAGGTCGCGGCAGTCCAGGCTGCCCGACAGGCCGAGGCCGCGGCGGTCGACGGCGACGACGGGGTTGGTCTTGAGCACGTCGAGACCGCCGTGGGTCAGCCATACCGGCAGCTGGTCTGACGAGGGCAGATCGGTTCCGGTCGTCATGACCAGTGGTCCCGCGGTGGGGGGCGTCGCGGCCGACTTCGCCCGGACCACCCCGATGCTGATCGTCCCCGTCGCCCCGTTGATCGGATCGAGGTCGGCGTCGTAACCGCCGCATTCGAGCGTCACGCCGGGCACGGCGGGGACGGCCGCCTGGCCGAACAGGCGCGCCGTGCAGTCGTGCCAGTTGAGCTTGTCGTCGTTCTTGGGGGCGTCGATCGGCGGCGGGCCGGCGGGGGCGGGGGTGCTCAGCGGGGCGCCCTGCGGGCCGGCGCCGGTGTCGGTGGCGAAGCGGGGATTGGCGGCCAGTCCCGGCGCGCAGCCGGCGAGCACGACGGCCGCCACGGCGGGCAGGCAGAGGGCCCTGAGTAGCTGATGGCGCCGACGCATGCCGACCACACTAGCGATCATCGAGCGGCGTCCCGTCCAGCTGCCGGCTCACTCGTCCTTGACGTAGCGCGTGTAGAGGTAGCCCTCGTCGTCGCTCAACAGGTGGCTGCGTCGCATCCGGGTGTGCGCCTCGCCCGAGCCGGCGGCGATGCGCCGGGCCTGCCCGCCGACGAGGACCGGCGCGATCGTCATGCACAGCTCGTCGAGCAGCTCGTTCTCGATGAGGAGGCTGATGATCCCCGGACCGCCCTCGCAGAGCACGCGTCGCAGGCCGCGTTCAGCCAGCGTCGCGAGGACGACGCCGACGTCGACCCGGTCGGAATGGGCGCCCGAGGCATCGATCACCTCGGCCACCGCGGCGAAGCGGCTGCGCGCGTCCTCGACGCTGTCGCGGGACGTCACGATCAGCGGGGGCACCTCGGTGCGGGTGAAGATCTTGGCGTCGTGCTCGAAGTCGGCGCCGTGGGTGATGACGGCGATCGGCGGCAGCTCGGCCTGCCCGCGTTGCTGACGCTCCCGGCGCTCGGCCAGCGACATCTGTGCGCCGGAGTAGTTCTCGATGCGCACGGTCGACGCGCCGACCAGGATGACGTCGGCCTCCTGGCGCATGCGGGAGAACAGCGCCTTGTCGCCGGGGCCCGCCAGCCCGCCCGACTTCCCGTCGTCGGTGGCCCCGCCGTCGAGGCTGGCGATCATGTTGGCGCGCACCCAGCAGCGGTCGAGGTCCTGCGGGTAGGAGTAGAACGCGGCCAACCGCGCGTCGTCGTCGGTGTCGAACGCGCTCCCCGCGGGACCCAGCGCTGTGAGCTCGGTCGCAGCATCGGCATCGGACACGTAGACCATTGCAGCACGTCGCTACAGTGCCCTCATGTCTGGGGCCAACGGCGTCGATCATCTGACCGATCGGCATCCGAAGGTGACCCCGGAGCGACTCGTCGAGGCGCTGGTGCCCCCGCCCACGTTCGCCGACGTCAGCTTCGACTCCTACCGGCCCGATCCGGCCGAGCCAACGCAGACGGCGGCCGTGAGTTCGTGTCGGGCGTTCTGCGACGAGGCGGTGCAGCGCCGGGCGGGGAAGAAGAAGTTGTTCGGCAAGCGCGAGGTGCTGCCGGGAGTGGGGCTGTACCTCGACGGCGGCTTCGGCGTCGGCAAGACCCACCTGCTCGCCTCGACGTACTACACGCTGGCCGGGGCGAATGCCGGCCCCGCCGCGTTCGCCACCTTCGGGGAGTTGACCCAGTTGGCCGGGGTGTTCGGGTTCGTCGAATGCATCGACCTGCTCGCCGACTACGTCGTGGTCTGCATCGACGAGTTCGAGCTCGACGACCCGGGCAACACGACCCTGATCTCGCGACTGCTGTCCGCCCTCGTCGAGCGGGGCGTGTCCATCGCGGCGACGTCGAACACGCTGCCCGAGCAGCTCGGCGAGGGCCGGTTCGCCGCGCAGGACTTCCTGCGCGAGATCAACACGCTCGCAGCGATATTCACGACCGTCCGGATCGAGGGTCCGGACTACCGGCACCGCGATCTGCCACCCGCGCCGGTGCCCCCGTCCGACGACGAGGTGCGTGCCGAGGCCGCGGACCGGGCGGGTGCGACCCTCGACGACTTCGACGCGCTCTGTGCACACCTGGCGACGATGCACCCCTCGCGGTATCAAGCGCTGATCGACGGCGTGACCGAGGTGTTCATCACCGGAGTGCACCGGCTCGACGATCAGAGCGTCGCGCTACGGCTGGTGGCGCTGACCGACCGGCTGTACGACGCGGGGATCCCGGTGGTCGCGTCCGGCGCCAAGCTGGACACCGTGTTCGGCGAGGAGATGCTGGCCGGCGGCTTTCGCAAGAAGTACCTGCGGGCGACGTCACGACTGCTCGCGCTGACCGCGGCCGGCGGCCACTAGGGGGTCAGCGGGGACACCATCACGTAGTCGTCCTCGACGCGGCCGCCGAGCCGAAACGTCTTGGTGCCGCGGACGGCGAAGCCGTGCTTGGCGTAGAACCGTTGTGCGCGTTGGTTTTCCTGGTTGACGCCGAGCCAGACGCACGCCGCGCCGAGGGTGCGGGCCACGTCGAGGGCCGCGGTCA
This region includes:
- a CDS encoding alpha/beta hydrolase — its product is MRRRHQLLRALCLPAVAAVVLAGCAPGLAANPRFATDTGAGPQGAPLSTPAPAGPPPIDAPKNDDKLNWHDCTARLFGQAAVPAVPGVTLECGGYDADLDPINGATGTISIGVVRAKSAATPPTAGPLVMTTGTDLPSSDQLPVWLTHGGLDVLKTNPVVAVDRRGLGLSGSLDCRDLFSRQEMLDQAQFASGDDPVANLSAIVQTATTNCTDTIAPGDSSYDNAHAAEDLERLRSTWDVPTIALLGVGNGAQVALAYAGAHPNKVSRLVLDSPLPLGIAAEARAEQKVKGQQAALDAFVGQCVASNCPLGPDPKGAIDALLASARQGAGPGGVSVAALTDAIATALAFPRGDFVSSTNALAGTLAAARNGDASQLNDLVNDVETLRKTDGQFVNGCSDALNRPTPDRVRELVVQWNKLYPEFGTVGALDLVNCLAWPSGSTPPDPQNLKIPVLLLGVQNDPIVGNEGVAAVAATIINAGANSRRVMWQGVGHGASIYSACAIPPVQSYLKTGKVPQTDTYCPA
- a CDS encoding pyrimidine reductase family protein; this encodes MVYVSDADAATELTALGPAGSAFDTDDDARLAAFYSYPQDLDRCWVRANMIASLDGGATDDGKSGGLAGPGDKALFSRMRQEADVILVGASTVRIENYSGAQMSLAERRERQQRGQAELPPIAVITHGADFEHDAKIFTRTEVPPLIVTSRDSVEDARSRFAAVAEVIDASGAHSDRVDVGVVLATLAERGLRRVLCEGGPGIISLLIENELLDELCMTIAPVLVGGQARRIAAGSGEAHTRMRRSHLLSDDEGYLYTRYVKDE
- the zapE gene encoding cell division protein ZapE — protein: MSGANGVDHLTDRHPKVTPERLVEALVPPPTFADVSFDSYRPDPAEPTQTAAVSSCRAFCDEAVQRRAGKKKLFGKREVLPGVGLYLDGGFGVGKTHLLASTYYTLAGANAGPAAFATFGELTQLAGVFGFVECIDLLADYVVVCIDEFELDDPGNTTLISRLLSALVERGVSIAATSNTLPEQLGEGRFAAQDFLREINTLAAIFTTVRIEGPDYRHRDLPPAPVPPSDDEVRAEAADRAGATLDDFDALCAHLATMHPSRYQALIDGVTEVFITGVHRLDDQSVALRLVALTDRLYDAGIPVVASGAKLDTVFGEEMLAGGFRKKYLRATSRLLALTAAGGH